In Triticum aestivum cultivar Chinese Spring chromosome 5B, IWGSC CS RefSeq v2.1, whole genome shotgun sequence, the following proteins share a genomic window:
- the LOC123116957 gene encoding NADH-ubiquinone oxidoreductase chain 1-like, with protein MAFVQRRKGPDVVGSFGLLQPLADGLKLILKEPISPSSASFSLFRMAPVATFMLSLVAWAVVPFDYGMVLSDPNIGLLYLFAISSLGVYGIIIAGWSSKMGGVRSVAYDIQTNWSKMGLCRRC; from the coding sequence ATGGCTTTTGTGCAACGTCGAAAGGGTCCTGATGTAGTGGGATCGTTCGGATTGTTACAACCTCTAGCAGATGGTTTGAAATTGATTCTAAAAGAACCTATTTCACCAAGTAGTGCTAGTTTCTCCCTTTTTAGAATGGCTCCAGTGGCTACATTTATGTTAAGTCTGGTCGCTTGGGCCGTTGTACCTTTTGATTATGGTATGGTATTGTCAGATCCGAACATAGGGCTACTTTATTTGTTTGCCATATCTTCGCTAGGTGTTTATGGAATAATTATAGCAGGTTGGTCTAGTAAGATGGGGGGCGTCCGTTCGGTCGCCTATGATAtacagaccaattggtcaaaaatgGGTTTGTGCCGCAGGTGTTGA
- the LOC123113287 gene encoding NADH-ubiquinone oxidoreductase chain 6-like, whose protein sequence is MRLLAPTFKFHFKGGRRTMILSVLSSPALVSGLMVVRAKNPVHSVLFPILVFCDTFGLLILLGLDFSAMISPVVHIGAIAVSFLFMVMMFNLQIAEIHEEVLRYLPVSGIIGLIFWWEMFFILDNETIPLLPTHRYTTSLRYTVYAGKVRSWTNLETLCNLLYTYYSVWFLVSSLILLVAMIGAIVLTMHRTTKVKRQDVFRRNALDSRSHIMNRTISPFGHSHRRSFSSRAGGPPDNYKETFKMWI, encoded by the coding sequence ATGCGTCTTCTTGCTCCAACATTCAAGTTCCATTTCAAGGGAGGACGACGTACCATGATACTTTCTGTTTTGTCGAGCCCTGCTTTGGTCTCTGGTTTGATGGTTGTACGTGCTAAAAATCCGGTACATTCCGTTTTGTTTCCCATCCTAGTCTTTTGCGACACTTTTGGTTTACTTATTTTGTTAGGTCTCGACTTCTCCGCTATGATCTCCCCAGTAGTTCATATAGGAGCTATTGCCGTTTCATTCCTATTCATGGTTATGATGTTCAATCTTCAAATAGCGGAGATTCACGAAGAAGTATTGCGCTATTTACCAGTGAGTGGTATTATTGGACTGATCTTTTGGTGGGAAATGTTCTTCATTTTAGATAATGAAACCATTCCATTACTACCAACCCACAGATATACGACCTCTCTGAGATATACGGTTTATGCCGGAAAGGTACGAAGTTGGACTAATTTGGAAACATTGTGCAATTTACTTTATACCTACTATTCCGTATGGTTTTTGGTTTCTAGTCTGATTTTATTAGTTGCTATGATTGGGGCTATAGTACTTACTATGCATAGGACTACAAAGGTGAAAAGACAGGATGTATTCCGACGAAATGCCTTGGATTCTAGGAGCCATATAATGAACAGGACTATTTCTCCTTTTGGCCATAGCCATAGAAGAAGCTTCTCCTCCAGAGCGGGGGGACCGCCTGACAATTACAAAGAAACCTTTAAAATGTGGATTTAG